From Microbacterium croceum, a single genomic window includes:
- the ftsR gene encoding transcriptional regulator FtsR — translation MAASPARERSASAGLLSIGQVLARLTPEFPELTSSKLRFLEVQGIVTPSRTESGYRKFSSADIERLRLGLTLQRDHYLPLSVIREQLDEAEARGEGAALTPPPSIAPAPRRYRRDELLAAAGAGPQLLNDAISTGVITAQESYSESVVTLLRGLVALDRHGIEPRHLRSLRQGAEREVALIESAMSALLRRTDAASRAKASELAPELATKIDEVRSLFVKDALSRVLS, via the coding sequence ATGGCGGCCTCTCCCGCCCGCGAACGCTCTGCGTCCGCGGGCCTGTTGAGTATCGGCCAGGTGCTGGCCAGACTCACACCGGAGTTCCCCGAACTGACCTCCAGCAAGTTGCGCTTCCTCGAGGTCCAGGGAATCGTGACGCCTTCCCGGACCGAGTCGGGTTACCGCAAGTTCTCCTCGGCCGACATCGAGCGGCTCCGTCTCGGCCTCACGTTGCAACGCGACCACTACCTGCCGCTGAGCGTCATCCGCGAGCAGCTCGACGAGGCCGAGGCGCGGGGTGAGGGCGCTGCTCTCACGCCGCCTCCGTCCATCGCGCCCGCGCCGCGTCGCTACCGTCGCGACGAGCTCCTCGCCGCGGCCGGGGCAGGGCCTCAGCTGCTCAACGACGCGATCAGCACGGGTGTCATCACGGCGCAGGAGAGCTATTCGGAGTCGGTCGTCACGCTGCTGCGCGGCCTCGTGGCGCTCGACCGTCACGGCATCGAACCGCGGCACCTCCGTTCGCTGCGCCAGGGCGCCGAACGCGAGGTCGCACTCATCGAATCCGCGATGTCGGCACTGCTCCGTCGCACGGATGCCGCGTCGCGCGCCAAGGCGAGCGAACTGGCTCCTGAACTGGCCACGAAGATCGACGAGGTGCGCTCGCTCTTCGTCAAGGATGCGTTGTCGCGGGTCCTTTCGTAA
- a CDS encoding copper resistance CopC family protein → MQTTARRFPAVPVALAATLLAAFLVLFSPLAASAHDALVSSSPAADSTVETLPDELTLTFSAKLITGEGATEVVVTDAEGNSVTDGEPTVDGAIVTQPLKAEAAAGEYHVIWKVVSSDGHPTSEEFFFTVTASSLPAPDATPTTAPATAAPSPESTSTPEATTTPAPDADAPSSASAWIWALSIGGIAAIAALLVWWTVRARKNASATDSDPSTGR, encoded by the coding sequence GTGCAGACCACAGCCCGCCGCTTCCCCGCCGTCCCCGTCGCGCTGGCCGCGACCCTCCTCGCCGCGTTCCTGGTGCTCTTCTCACCGCTCGCCGCGTCCGCCCACGATGCCCTGGTGTCGTCATCGCCGGCGGCCGACAGCACCGTGGAGACGCTCCCCGACGAGCTGACGCTCACCTTCAGCGCCAAGCTGATCACCGGCGAAGGCGCGACCGAGGTCGTCGTGACGGACGCGGAAGGCAACTCGGTCACCGACGGCGAGCCGACCGTGGACGGGGCGATCGTCACACAGCCGCTGAAGGCCGAGGCCGCTGCCGGCGAGTACCACGTCATCTGGAAGGTCGTCTCGAGCGACGGCCACCCCACGTCGGAGGAGTTCTTCTTCACCGTCACCGCGAGCTCCCTCCCCGCGCCAGACGCCACCCCCACGACGGCACCGGCGACGGCTGCCCCCTCGCCGGAGTCCACCAGCACACCGGAAGCGACGACGACGCCGGCGCCGGATGCCGACGCCCCGTCCAGCGCTTCTGCGTGGATCTGGGCCCTGTCGATCGGCGGCATCGCCGCGATCGCGGCACTGCTCGTCTGGTGGACCGTGCGCGCCAGGAAGAACGCCTCCGCGACCGATTCCGACCCCTCCA
- a CDS encoding FHA domain-containing protein, whose translation MTDSDSRPAGDSAIHRSGEQRHDVTQTFGHDSDLSFVPFGVELTDVEQAAIAALPSGSALLLVRSGALAGARYLLDTDVTTVGRHPEADIFFDDVTVSRRHAEVTRTGTTFEIIDQRSLNGTYVNGERVDRSPLVDGSEVRVGKFRLNFFASPVDRPTANN comes from the coding sequence GTGACAGACAGCGACAGCCGACCGGCAGGTGACTCGGCCATTCACCGTTCCGGCGAACAACGACACGACGTGACGCAGACGTTCGGACACGATTCGGACCTGTCCTTCGTGCCGTTCGGTGTGGAACTCACCGATGTGGAGCAGGCCGCGATCGCCGCTCTGCCCTCAGGATCAGCGCTCCTGCTGGTCCGCTCCGGCGCCCTCGCCGGAGCCCGGTATCTCCTGGATACCGACGTGACCACTGTCGGACGCCACCCCGAGGCCGACATCTTCTTCGACGACGTGACCGTGTCCCGTCGTCACGCCGAGGTCACCCGCACCGGGACGACCTTCGAGATCATCGATCAGCGCTCCCTCAACGGCACCTATGTGAACGGTGAGCGTGTCGACCGCAGCCCGTTGGTCGACGGATCCGAGGTCCGGGTCGGCAAGTTCCGCCTGAACTTCTTCGCCTCACCCGTCGATCGCCCCACGGCGAACAACTGA
- a CDS encoding ParA family protein, whose product MHVLSVSSLKGGVGKTTVTLGLASAAFARGVRTLVVDLDPQSDVSTGMDIQVAGRLNIADVLANPKEKVVRQAITSSGWAKVHPGTIDVLIGSPSAINFDGPHPSVRDVWKLEEALAAVEADYDLVLIDCAPSLNALTRTAWAASDRVMVVTEPGLFSVAAADRALRAIEEIRRGLSPRLQPLGIVVNRVRPQSIEHQFRIKELRDMFGPLVLSPQLPERTSLQQAQGAAKPLHIWPGDSAQELAADFDQLLDRIIRTGRIAVADNGTQN is encoded by the coding sequence GTGCACGTACTCAGCGTCAGCTCTCTCAAGGGAGGCGTCGGCAAGACGACCGTGACCCTCGGCCTGGCCTCAGCGGCCTTCGCCCGAGGCGTCCGTACTCTCGTCGTCGACCTCGACCCTCAGTCCGATGTGTCCACCGGGATGGATATCCAGGTGGCAGGTCGGCTCAACATCGCCGATGTCCTGGCGAACCCGAAGGAGAAGGTCGTCCGACAGGCGATCACCTCCAGCGGGTGGGCCAAGGTGCATCCCGGCACCATCGACGTGCTCATCGGCAGCCCCTCGGCGATCAACTTCGACGGTCCGCACCCCAGCGTGCGCGACGTGTGGAAGCTCGAGGAAGCGCTCGCCGCCGTCGAAGCCGACTATGACCTCGTGCTGATCGACTGCGCGCCGTCGCTGAACGCCCTGACGCGCACGGCATGGGCAGCCAGCGACCGTGTCATGGTCGTCACCGAACCCGGACTCTTCTCCGTCGCCGCCGCCGACCGAGCCCTGCGCGCGATCGAGGAGATCCGTCGCGGTCTCTCGCCTCGTCTTCAGCCGCTCGGCATCGTGGTAAATCGCGTACGCCCGCAGTCCATCGAGCATCAGTTCCGCATCAAGGAACTCCGCGACATGTTCGGCCCGCTCGTCCTCTCGCCCCAACTGCCGGAGCGCACCTCGCTGCAGCAGGCGCAGGGCGCAGCGAAGCCGCTTCACATCTGGCCCGGCGATTCCGCCCAGGAGCTCGCTGCGGACTTCGATCAGCTCCTCGACCGCATCATCCGCACCGGACGCATCGCCGTCGCAGACAACGGCACCCAGAACTGA
- a CDS encoding MerR family transcriptional regulator — translation MNADELAGDPRFVPELLFTDGLPAMDDEVGYRGAVAARAAGITYRQLDYWARTELVEPTVRGANGSGSQRLYGFRDILVLKLVKSLLDTGISLQQIRTAVEELRRAGIRDLAGTTLMSDGASVYLCTSNDEVIDLVSRGQGVFGIAVGKVLREVESTLVQFDATAPDPVDELSARRSQRSA, via the coding sequence ATGAATGCGGATGAGCTCGCAGGAGACCCGCGCTTCGTGCCCGAACTCCTCTTCACGGACGGTCTTCCGGCCATGGACGATGAGGTCGGCTACCGCGGCGCTGTCGCCGCACGCGCCGCCGGCATCACCTACCGTCAGCTCGACTACTGGGCCCGCACCGAACTCGTCGAACCCACGGTTCGCGGGGCCAACGGCTCCGGGTCGCAGCGTCTTTACGGCTTCCGCGACATCCTGGTGCTCAAGCTCGTCAAGAGTCTGCTGGACACCGGAATCTCACTGCAGCAGATCCGCACTGCGGTGGAGGAGCTCCGCCGCGCCGGCATCCGCGATCTCGCCGGGACGACTCTGATGAGCGACGGCGCCTCTGTCTACCTCTGCACCTCGAACGACGAGGTCATCGACCTGGTCAGCCGTGGTCAGGGAGTGTTCGGCATCGCGGTGGGCAAGGTCCTGCGCGAGGTCGAGTCCACGCTCGTGCAGTTCGATGCGACCGCGCCCGACCCGGTCGACGAACTCAGTGCCCGTCGCTCCCAGCGCTCCGCCTGA